A genomic region of Cetobacterium ceti contains the following coding sequences:
- a CDS encoding APC family permease — MNKKLKFLSIFFLGINSIIGSGIFLLPSEIYKNVGLGCFLTIVIAGSLAFGLSLCFAECASRFTQDGSAFLYCKNAFGGLMGFEVGIFTWLVSIISWAAETQGFITILSSLYPTFKDPFYNKVAVLVISITLGILNYFGVKFSKILNNLITVTKLIPLLLFIIIGIFYIHLGDFSHITRDTVNIIFNKNFGSSILIIFYAFTGFDLLAIAAEDMDNPQKNLPRALIGVISFCCLFYLLIFVVSIGICGESLSHTNVPIAYATYKILGKIGFTIVTITTLISIGGVTIALSFIGPRSGVAMAEEGYLPKALNKQTKYGAPGISILITTTLVVLCACLGNFIYLASLTVVARFIEYIPTALAVLVLRKKYKNTPPGYKIPFGDIIPLFSIILSIIIFFFADFNSILIIFAIIFINFFIFYFKKLKL; from the coding sequence ATGAACAAAAAGTTAAAATTTTTAAGTATATTTTTTTTAGGAATCAACTCCATAATAGGTTCTGGAATTTTTTTATTACCCAGCGAAATCTATAAAAATGTTGGTTTGGGATGTTTTTTAACAATAGTAATTGCAGGATCTTTGGCCTTTGGTCTTTCCCTTTGCTTTGCTGAATGTGCTAGTAGATTTACCCAAGATGGTTCAGCATTTTTATATTGTAAAAATGCTTTTGGAGGATTAATGGGTTTTGAAGTTGGTATTTTTACATGGCTTGTAAGTATTATAAGTTGGGCCGCTGAAACCCAAGGATTTATAACTATTTTATCCAGTTTATATCCCACTTTTAAAGATCCCTTCTATAATAAAGTTGCAGTATTGGTTATTTCCATAACTTTGGGAATCCTTAATTATTTTGGAGTTAAATTTTCAAAAATTTTAAATAATTTAATCACTGTAACTAAATTAATTCCTTTACTTTTATTTATTATAATAGGAATTTTTTATATACATTTAGGAGATTTTTCCCATATAACTAGAGATACTGTGAATATAATTTTTAATAAAAATTTTGGAAGCTCTATTTTAATAATTTTTTATGCCTTTACAGGATTTGATTTGTTAGCTATTGCAGCTGAAGACATGGATAATCCTCAAAAAAATCTACCTAGAGCTTTAATAGGAGTTATTTCCTTTTGTTGTTTATTTTATTTATTAATATTTGTAGTTTCCATAGGTATTTGTGGTGAAAGTTTAAGTCATACCAATGTTCCCATAGCCTATGCCACTTATAAAATTTTAGGAAAAATTGGATTTACCATAGTTACCATTACAACTTTAATTTCCATAGGAGGGGTTACCATAGCTTTATCCTTTATAGGTCCTCGTTCTGGAGTTGCCATGGCTGAAGAGGGATATTTACCTAAAGCTCTTAATAAACAAACAAAATATGGAGCGCCTGGTATATCTATTTTAATTACAACAACCCTTGTGGTTTTATGTGCATGTTTAGGGAACTTTATATATTTAGCAAGTTTAACTGTTGTGGCTAGATTTATTGAATATATTCCCACAGCTTTAGCTGTTTTAGTTTTAAGAAAAAAATATAAAAATACACCTCCAGGATATAAAATTCCATTTGGAGATATAATTCCACTTTTTAGTATTATTTTATCTATAATTATTTTTTTCTTTGCAGATTTTAATTCAATTTTGATTATTTTTGCAATTATTTTTATAAATTTTTTTATTTTTTATTTTAAAAAATTAAAATTATAA
- the glsA gene encoding glutaminase A: MDLKNLLDVLIEKNRSLISQGHVATYIPELAKVDPKLLGTAIVDKEGKVYSSGDSKVYFAIESISKTVVLALALLDNGEEEVFKHVHKEPSGDPFNSIKKLETEEDHLPRNPYINPGAIMMTSLIKGKDPDDKFNRILNFMKRISEDDTLTLGTETYLSEKRTGDINRALAYYMKGQGVFSENVEETLDVYFRQCSINVTVETLAKIAGFFARGGVLTTGERVISQRQAQIVTGLIATCGMYDQSGEFLDNIGFPGKSGVGGGILCPLPSKEIGVAVFGPAIDKEGNSTGGMGILKDLSDKLNYDMF, encoded by the coding sequence ATGGATTTAAAAAACTTATTAGATGTTCTTATTGAAAAAAACAGATCTTTAATTTCTCAGGGACATGTGGCAACATATATTCCTGAACTTGCAAAGGTTGATCCTAAATTATTAGGGACAGCCATTGTGGACAAAGAAGGTAAAGTTTATAGTTCTGGAGATAGTAAAGTTTATTTTGCAATTGAAAGTATCTCTAAAACTGTGGTTTTAGCTTTAGCTCTTCTTGATAATGGAGAAGAGGAAGTATTTAAACATGTCCATAAGGAACCTAGTGGAGATCCCTTTAACTCTATAAAAAAACTAGAAACAGAAGAGGATCATTTACCAAGAAACCCTTATATTAATCCAGGAGCAATAATGATGACTTCTTTAATTAAGGGTAAGGATCCAGATGATAAGTTCAATAGAATTTTGAATTTTATGAAACGTATATCAGAGGATGATACTTTGACATTGGGAACAGAAACTTATTTAAGTGAAAAACGTACAGGAGATATAAATAGAGCTCTTGCTTATTATATGAAAGGTCAAGGGGTATTCTCTGAAAATGTAGAGGAAACTTTAGATGTTTACTTTAGACAATGTTCAATTAATGTAACAGTTGAAACCTTAGCAAAAATTGCGGGATTCTTTGCTAGAGGTGGAGTTTTAACTACGGGAGAGAGAGTTATAAGTCAAAGACAGGCTCAAATTGTTACAGGATTAATTGCAACTTGTGGAATGTATGACCAAAGTGGAGAGTTCCTAGACAATATAGGTTTCCCTGGAAAATCTGGAGTTGGTGGAGGAATCCTTTGTCCATTACCTAGCAAGGAAATTGGAGTTGCTGTTTTTGGTCCAGCCATTGACAAAGAGGGAAATTCAACTGGTGGTATGGGAATCCTAAAGGATTTATCAGATAAACTAAATTATGATATGTTTTAA
- the gadC gene encoding glutamate:gamma-aminobutyrate antiporter — protein MATNKNLTLFGFFTITASMVMAVYEYPSFATSGFSLLFFLLCGGIFWFIPVALCAAEMATIPGWETGGVFTWVSESLGDRWGFAAIFFQFFEITVGYVPMLYFIIGSISYLFNWPAVNANPHLKLVVMLIIFWLLTFSQLGGTKYTARIARIGFVFGIVIPAIVLIILSLVYVCEGNPVHMVVSWDSFFPDFRNVNSLVILVSFILSYMGVEASASHANEMANPKKQYPIAILILVLIAIGLSSVGGLSIAAVVPHAQLNLSSGVNQTFEILITRYGSGYEWIVRVLAALIGLGVLAEISSWIVGPSKSIYVAAQKGILPPIFKKVNKNNVPISLVMFQGIIVTIWMIVLTLGGGSGNMSFMTSMSLTVVIYLMTYVLFFIGYFNLVLNKKDIDKQAAYHIPLGITFKCIVAAVGLIVSIMSFIISFFPPSNIPGGHTGEYETILTVGYLIVLILPFIIYEFRDKKNAVETIANEHITTENAPDGHFMVHPKARANVDIKPDSNDVLDQK, from the coding sequence ATGGCCACCAATAAAAATTTAACACTATTTGGATTTTTTACCATAACTGCATCAATGGTTATGGCCGTATATGAATATCCTTCATTTGCCACTTCAGGATTTTCATTGTTGTTTTTCCTATTGTGCGGAGGTATATTTTGGTTTATACCAGTAGCTCTCTGTGCAGCAGAAATGGCAACAATACCTGGTTGGGAAACTGGTGGAGTATTCACATGGGTATCTGAATCTTTAGGGGACCGTTGGGGATTTGCGGCAATATTTTTCCAATTCTTTGAAATTACAGTTGGGTATGTTCCCATGCTATATTTTATAATTGGATCTATCTCCTATTTATTCAACTGGCCAGCAGTTAATGCTAATCCACATTTAAAACTAGTTGTTATGCTAATTATTTTCTGGTTATTGACTTTCTCTCAACTTGGAGGAACAAAATACACTGCTAGAATAGCTAGAATTGGTTTTGTTTTCGGAATAGTAATTCCTGCTATTGTTTTAATTATTTTATCTTTAGTTTATGTATGTGAAGGAAACCCTGTTCATATGGTAGTTTCTTGGGATTCATTCTTCCCAGACTTTAGAAATGTAAACTCCTTGGTTATCTTAGTATCTTTCATACTTAGTTATATGGGAGTGGAGGCCTCAGCTTCCCATGCCAATGAAATGGCCAACCCTAAAAAACAATATCCTATTGCAATTTTAATTTTAGTTCTTATTGCTATTGGATTAAGTTCTGTAGGTGGACTTTCAATTGCAGCAGTAGTTCCTCATGCCCAATTAAACTTAAGTTCAGGAGTTAACCAAACTTTTGAAATTTTAATAACACGTTATGGTTCTGGTTATGAATGGATTGTAAGAGTTCTTGCAGCTTTAATTGGATTAGGTGTTTTAGCTGAGATTAGTTCTTGGATAGTAGGACCATCTAAATCAATTTATGTTGCTGCCCAAAAGGGAATCTTACCTCCTATATTTAAAAAAGTTAATAAAAACAACGTACCTATTTCATTAGTTATGTTCCAAGGAATTATCGTTACAATTTGGATGATAGTTTTAACTTTAGGTGGAGGAAGTGGAAATATGTCATTTATGACTTCTATGTCCTTAACCGTTGTTATTTATTTAATGACATATGTTTTATTCTTTATAGGATACTTTAACTTAGTACTTAATAAAAAAGATATAGATAAACAAGCTGCATATCATATTCCTTTAGGAATAACTTTCAAATGTATTGTTGCAGCAGTAGGACTAATTGTTTCTATTATGTCCTTTATAATTTCATTCTTCCCACCTAGTAATATTCCAGGAGGTCACACTGGAGAATATGAAACTATTTTAACTGTGGGATATTTAATTGTTCTTATACTTCCATTTATTATCTATGAATTTAGAGATAAAAAAAATGCAGTAGAAACAATTGCAAATGAACATATCACCACAGAAAATGCTCCTGATGGACATTTTATGGTACATCCAAAAGCAAGAGCTAACGTAGACATTAAACCTGATTCTAATGACGTTTTAGATCAAAAATAA